A genomic segment from Cutaneotrichosporon cavernicola HIS019 DNA, chromosome: 7b encodes:
- the KTI12 gene encoding uncharacterized protein (Chromatin associated protein KTI12), with the protein MALVTISGFPSSGKSTRARQLHDYLQERIAAPDYDGPKFDVVVVDDTGCHVSRSAYDDSKTEKPARAALFTAGTRSLRPDTITILDSANYIKGFRYQLYCAAREAGTRPEEERYAQATFDNLIQRYEEPNSMVRWDSPLFTIPWDEDLPGEEIWAAIRTGVKRPPNQAVNQRSTPPPGTLQTLTKTTSAIVSALLAHLAAGPTPTFPIPSPPAPAGLVLHLPNHKPTLSEMQRLKRQFEATQTGAQRSGGGAAGSWTEPQVAANFVTFLENIWESR; encoded by the exons ATGGCACTCGTCACCATCTCCGGCTTCCCATCCTCGGGCAAGTCGACACGCGCACGCCAGCTTCATGACTACCTCCAGGAGCGTATAGCTGCGCCAGACTACGACGGGCCCAAGTTTGACGTCGTGGTGGTTGACGACACTGGGTGTCACGTGTCCAGGAGCGCGTATGATG ACAGCAAGACCGAGAAGCCTGCGCGGGCAGCTCTCTTCACGGCTGGTACCCGCTCCCTCCGGCCTGACACTATTACGATCCTCGACAGCGCCAACTACATCAAGGGTTTCCGGTATCAACTCTATTGCGCAGCGCGAGAGGCGGGG ACGAGaccagaggaggagcgctACGCGCAGGCGAC CTTCGACAACCTGATCCAACGGTACGAGGAGCCGAACTCGATGGTACGCTGGGACTCTCCCCTCTTCACAATCCCGTGGGACGAGGATCTGCCGGGTGAGGAGATCTGGGCCGCGATCCGGACGGGTGTGAAGCGTCCGCCGAACCAGGCCGTCAACCAGCGTAGCACACCGCCACCAGGCACGCTGCAGACGCTGACGAAaacgacgagcgcgatTGTCAgtgctctcctcgcgcacctcgcTGCCGGACCAACGCCGACATTCCCCATCCCGTCACCTCCGGCGCCTGCaggcctcgtcctccatctTCCGAACCACAAGCCGACACTGAGCGAGATGCAGCGCCTCAAGCGCCAGTTTGAGGCGACGCAGACTGGCGCACAGCGTTCAGGTGGGGGGGCGGCGGGTAGCTGGACTGAGCCGCAGGTAGCTGCTAACTTTGTCACGTTCCTCGAGAACATTTGGGAGTCGCGCTAG